Proteins co-encoded in one Oreochromis aureus strain Israel breed Guangdong linkage group 3, ZZ_aureus, whole genome shotgun sequence genomic window:
- the LOC116321500 gene encoding butyrophilin-like protein 9, translating into MTPLTSACLCVVLFFFCAVDSASSDKKLITPESGQDVTMTCAVPQGKTIRAVKWSRADLGDKYVLLYQDGQLDPENQHPSFKNRVDLQNRQMKDGDVSLILKAVTSNDDGSYKCRVLVSESASWEIMGTVNMSVGLPGQPQGLTDVWIAIVIGITFVAAFGLCCVGLFIYYKCKNPRNRVL; encoded by the exons ATGACTCCGTTAACATCAGCGTGTCTCTGCGtggttctgtttttcttttgtgccGTGGATTCGGCCTCTTCAG ACAAGAAACTCATCACacctgagtctggacaggacgtcacaATGACATGTGCAGTTCCACAAGGCAAAACCATCAGAGCTGtgaagtggagcagagctgacctgggagatAAATATGTGCTTTTGTACCAGGATGGGCAGCTGGATCCAgaaaaccagcatccatcttttaagaaccgggtggatctgcagaacagacagatgaaggatggagacgtgtctttgattctgaaggctGTGACAAGTAATGATGATGGCTCATACAAGTGTCGTGTTCTTGTGAGTGAATCAGCATCATGGGAGATCATGGGAACCGTCAACATGAGTGTCGGTCtcccag GTCAGCCACAGGGTCTCACTGATGTATGGATAGCTATTGTGATAGGTATTACTTTTGTTGCTGCTTTTGGTTTGTGTTGCGTTGGGCTTTTCATCTACTACAAATGCAAAAATCCACGAAATCGGGTACTGTAG